One stretch of Ornithinimicrobium ciconiae DNA includes these proteins:
- a CDS encoding homoserine dehydrogenase, whose amino-acid sequence MSQTPVRVALLGAGTVGAAVARRLADRAEVFARRVGAPLELTGIAVRDLGRPRDLTGVLPGLLTDDPGALVDEVDIVVEVMGGIQPARGLIERALRAGADVVTANKQLLAQHGVELEALAGREGHGLEYEAAVVAAVPIMRTVRDALAGDEIRSIRGIVNGSTNYILDMVARQGVPFQDAVTQAGDLGYLEADPTEDLEGLDAAAKIVLLARAAWGGEVGMSDVQREGISGLTDADFENARGTGQVIKLIASAWRSGAPGAPRIEVAVRPTLVAADHPFAQTREGTNMVIIEADSAGSLRLSGAGAGGDETASAVLGDLINLARARVAARD is encoded by the coding sequence GTGTCCCAGACCCCAGTGCGGGTCGCGCTGCTCGGCGCCGGCACGGTTGGTGCGGCGGTGGCGCGCCGGCTGGCCGACCGGGCCGAGGTCTTTGCCCGACGGGTCGGCGCCCCCCTGGAGCTGACCGGCATCGCCGTGCGTGACCTGGGTCGACCCCGAGACCTCACCGGCGTGCTTCCGGGGCTGCTCACCGATGACCCGGGTGCCCTGGTCGACGAGGTGGACATTGTCGTGGAGGTGATGGGCGGCATACAGCCTGCTCGCGGTCTGATCGAGCGTGCGCTGCGCGCGGGTGCCGATGTCGTCACCGCCAACAAGCAGTTGCTGGCTCAGCACGGCGTCGAGCTCGAGGCCCTCGCGGGGCGTGAGGGCCACGGGCTGGAGTATGAAGCCGCCGTGGTGGCGGCGGTCCCGATCATGCGCACGGTGCGGGATGCCCTGGCCGGGGACGAGATCCGCTCGATCCGGGGCATCGTCAACGGTTCCACCAACTACATCCTCGACATGGTCGCGCGGCAGGGGGTGCCCTTCCAGGACGCGGTCACCCAGGCCGGTGACCTGGGTTATCTGGAGGCGGACCCGACCGAGGACCTCGAGGGGTTGGACGCAGCCGCCAAGATCGTGCTCCTGGCCCGCGCGGCCTGGGGTGGCGAGGTCGGTATGTCGGACGTCCAGCGCGAGGGCATCTCCGGCCTGACGGACGCGGACTTCGAGAACGCCCGCGGCACCGGACAGGTCATCAAGCTGATCGCCTCGGCCTGGCGCTCGGGTGCGCCTGGAGCCCCCAGGATCGAGGTCGCCGTGCGCCCCACGCTGGTCGCCGCGGACCACCCGTTCGCGCAGACCCGGGAGGGCACCAACATGGTGATCATCGAGGCCGACTCCGCCGGCAGCCTGCGCCTGTCCGGGGCGGGGGCCGGGGGCGACGAAACCGCCTCGGCGGTGTTGGGCGACCTGATCAACCTGGCGCGGGCCCGGGTGGCCGCGCGAGACTAG
- a CDS encoding ABC transporter permease subunit, with protein MNAKLIRSELRKYFTTRMWWGMALAMFLVGALFAAFTGYFTLYGQLPVGGGDTMIELGEVLPDLTRARMIYSGGIQFAYMLALVIGVLSMGSEFRHKTLSITFLAGPRRHQVILAKVASLVIILVVNAVAHIAGALVGGGILLTTAGESLLPDLGALAQTFALMALILVVWGLIGLGLGVLIPNQVAALFLGIAITLIVEPLVAFALTFFDGWDVVASYFPSQATTATLSLYSGMDPAISAAMGAGGDQLSWWGGALTLLAYAAVMTLIGLWLTRRRDIT; from the coding sequence ATGAACGCCAAGCTCATCCGTTCCGAACTGCGCAAGTACTTCACCACCCGGATGTGGTGGGGCATGGCGCTGGCCATGTTCCTGGTCGGTGCCCTCTTCGCCGCCTTCACGGGTTACTTCACGCTCTATGGTCAGCTGCCGGTCGGCGGCGGAGACACGATGATCGAGCTGGGTGAGGTCCTGCCCGACCTCACCCGGGCTCGGATGATCTACTCCGGTGGCATCCAGTTCGCCTACATGCTCGCGCTGGTCATCGGCGTGCTCAGCATGGGCTCAGAGTTCCGGCACAAGACCCTGTCCATCACCTTCCTTGCCGGTCCGCGGCGTCACCAGGTGATCCTGGCCAAGGTCGCTTCGCTCGTGATCATCCTGGTGGTCAACGCTGTGGCCCACATCGCTGGCGCCCTCGTGGGCGGCGGCATCCTGTTGACCACGGCCGGCGAGTCCCTGCTCCCCGACCTGGGGGCACTGGCACAGACCTTCGCCCTGATGGCGCTCATCCTCGTCGTGTGGGGGCTGATCGGTCTCGGCCTGGGAGTGCTGATCCCCAACCAGGTGGCGGCCCTGTTCCTGGGCATCGCGATCACCCTCATCGTGGAGCCGCTGGTGGCCTTCGCCCTGACCTTCTTCGATGGCTGGGACGTGGTGGCCTCCTACTTCCCCAGCCAGGCCACCACGGCGACACTGTCCCTGTACTCCGGCATGGACCCGGCCATTTCCGCGGCGATGGGTGCCGGCGGCGACCAGCTGAGTTGGTGGGGCGGCGCCCTGACCCTGCTGGCCTACGCCGCGGTGATGACGCTGATCGGGCTCTGGCTGACCCGCCGCCGTGACATCACCTGA
- a CDS encoding multifunctional oxoglutarate decarboxylase/oxoglutarate dehydrogenase thiamine pyrophosphate-binding subunit/dihydrolipoyllysine-residue succinyltransferase subunit, producing MANQSPSSDNPLADFGANEWLVEDMHEHYLADPSSVDVAWREYFATQDGAPVESVTKEKAADGPVGEQQAAARPADTPVSKQPAAARPTPKEPAPKESAPKTEAPKAEAPKAEAPKESAPQGGARKAAAPAKEASAPSAAEKTSDKPAPATGSAPMSRDAPARKSTGPQSQSSVTKLRGATARTVTNMELSLQVPTATSLRAIPAKLLIDNRIVINNHLSRSRGGKVSFTHLIGYAMVKALQAMPEMNNSYTEQDGKPHLVEPAHVNFGLAIDLAKPDGTRQLVVPNIKSAETMDFGNFWAAYEELVGKARDNKLTLEDYQGTTISLTNPGGIGTVSSVPRLMPGQGAIIGVGSLDYPAEWQGASPDSVARAAVSKVLTLTSTYDHRIIQGAQSGEFLRVLQQLLLGADGFYDDIFTGLRIPYEPVRWAPDITSSHDDDVSKATRVQELIHSYRVRGHLMADTDPLEYRQRRHHDLDITNHGLTLWDLERSFATGGFGGAPRLTLRKILGILRDSYCRTVGIEYMHIQDPEQREWIQERVEVPYEKTSPDEQLRILRRLNAAEAFETFLQTKFVGQKRFSLEGGESVIALLDRIMSEAANEELDEVCIGMPHRGRLNVLANLAGKSYGQIFREFEGKQAVGSVQGSGDVKYHLGTEGKFTNEEGRSTGVYLAANPSHLEAVNPVLEGIVRAKQDRLDLAGEVFTVLPVLLHGDAAFAGQGVVAETLNLSQLRGYRTGGTIHVVINNQVGFTTAPEASRSSVYCTDVARMVQAPIFHVNGDDPEACVRVAELAFEFRQAFNKDVVIDMVCYRRRGHNEGDDPSMTQPLMYELIENKRSVRKLYTEALVGRGDITIDDAEKALRDYQRQLEQVFTETKAALKGEDGTTGQLDRPRAQDEDERAPHKPHQTKISTELVEQIGDAFVATPEGFTVHPKLAQLMQRRQEMTREGGIDWAMGELLAIGSLLVEGTPVRFAGQDTRRGTFVQRHAVLTDKSNAKEWTPLRHLSDDQAKLWIYDSFLSEYAAMGFEYGYSVERPDALVMWEAQFGDFANGAQTIVDEFISSSEQKWGQHSSVVLLLPHGYEGQGPDHSSARIERYLQLCAEDNMVVAYPSTPASYFHLLRKQAFSRPRKPLIVFTPKAMLRLKSAGSSPADFTEGTFRPVLPDRVEHDPAKVERVLLVSSKLTYELEDERTQREDETTAIIRVEQLYPVPGREVAEQVKQFPNAELVWVQNEPENQGAWPFMALNLPQSMAQSGEKRPLRVVCRPASASPATGSAKVHAVEQAALIKEAFDR from the coding sequence GTGGCGAACCAGTCCCCCAGCAGCGACAACCCCCTAGCAGACTTCGGGGCTAACGAGTGGCTCGTGGAGGATATGCACGAGCACTATCTCGCCGACCCCTCGTCCGTTGACGTCGCCTGGCGCGAATACTTCGCCACGCAGGACGGCGCGCCCGTGGAGTCGGTGACCAAGGAGAAGGCAGCGGACGGGCCAGTGGGTGAGCAGCAGGCCGCCGCGCGCCCAGCCGACACCCCGGTGTCGAAGCAGCCGGCAGCCGCCCGGCCGACCCCCAAGGAGCCAGCACCGAAGGAGTCGGCACCCAAGACCGAGGCACCGAAAGCCGAGGCACCGAAAGCCGAGGCACCCAAGGAGTCGGCCCCCCAGGGCGGGGCCAGGAAGGCCGCGGCGCCCGCCAAGGAAGCCAGCGCACCGTCGGCGGCGGAGAAGACGTCCGACAAGCCGGCCCCCGCGACCGGCTCCGCGCCGATGTCGCGAGACGCCCCGGCCCGCAAGTCGACCGGTCCCCAGTCCCAGTCCTCGGTGACCAAGCTGCGGGGGGCGACCGCCCGCACGGTCACCAACATGGAGCTGAGCCTGCAGGTCCCCACCGCCACCAGCCTGCGCGCCATCCCGGCGAAGCTGCTGATCGACAACCGGATCGTCATCAACAACCACCTCTCGCGCAGCCGCGGCGGCAAGGTCTCCTTCACGCACCTCATCGGCTATGCCATGGTCAAGGCGCTGCAGGCGATGCCGGAGATGAACAACAGCTACACCGAGCAGGACGGCAAGCCGCACCTCGTCGAGCCCGCGCACGTCAACTTCGGTCTGGCGATCGACCTGGCCAAGCCCGACGGCACCCGGCAGCTGGTCGTGCCCAACATCAAGAGCGCCGAGACGATGGACTTCGGCAACTTCTGGGCAGCCTACGAGGAGCTGGTCGGCAAGGCTCGGGACAACAAGCTCACCCTGGAGGACTACCAGGGCACCACGATCTCGTTGACCAACCCCGGTGGCATCGGCACCGTCTCGTCGGTGCCCCGTCTCATGCCGGGCCAGGGCGCGATCATCGGCGTCGGCTCGCTCGACTACCCGGCCGAGTGGCAGGGCGCCAGCCCCGACTCGGTGGCCCGGGCCGCCGTCAGCAAGGTCCTGACGCTGACGTCGACCTATGACCACCGGATCATCCAGGGTGCCCAGTCCGGGGAGTTCCTGCGCGTGCTGCAGCAGCTGCTGCTCGGCGCCGACGGCTTCTATGACGACATCTTCACCGGGCTGCGCATCCCCTACGAGCCGGTGCGCTGGGCCCCGGACATCACCTCCTCGCACGACGACGACGTGTCCAAGGCGACCCGGGTCCAGGAGCTGATCCACTCCTACCGGGTGCGCGGTCACCTGATGGCCGACACCGACCCGTTGGAGTATCGCCAGCGCCGCCACCACGACCTGGACATCACCAACCACGGTCTGACTCTGTGGGACCTGGAGCGCAGCTTCGCCACCGGCGGTTTCGGCGGGGCCCCGCGACTGACCCTCCGCAAGATCCTGGGCATCCTGCGCGACTCCTACTGCCGCACCGTGGGCATCGAGTACATGCACATCCAGGACCCCGAGCAGCGCGAGTGGATCCAGGAGCGAGTCGAGGTCCCCTACGAGAAGACCTCGCCGGACGAGCAGCTCCGCATCCTGCGCAGGCTCAACGCCGCGGAGGCCTTCGAGACCTTCCTGCAGACCAAGTTCGTCGGCCAGAAGCGGTTCAGCCTGGAGGGTGGCGAGTCCGTCATCGCCCTGCTCGACCGCATCATGAGCGAGGCCGCCAACGAGGAGCTCGACGAGGTCTGCATCGGTATGCCGCACCGCGGGCGTCTCAATGTCCTCGCCAACCTCGCGGGCAAGTCCTACGGCCAGATCTTCCGCGAGTTCGAGGGCAAGCAGGCCGTCGGCTCCGTGCAGGGCTCCGGCGACGTGAAGTACCACCTCGGCACCGAGGGTAAGTTCACCAACGAGGAGGGCAGGTCGACCGGGGTCTACCTGGCTGCCAACCCCTCGCACCTGGAGGCTGTCAACCCGGTCCTGGAGGGCATCGTCCGCGCTAAGCAGGACCGGCTCGACCTGGCCGGCGAGGTGTTCACGGTGCTGCCCGTGCTGCTGCACGGGGACGCTGCGTTCGCTGGTCAGGGCGTGGTCGCCGAGACCCTCAACCTGTCCCAGCTGCGCGGCTACCGCACCGGCGGCACGATCCACGTGGTCATCAACAACCAGGTCGGCTTCACCACCGCGCCGGAAGCCTCACGCTCCTCCGTCTACTGCACAGACGTCGCCCGGATGGTGCAGGCGCCGATCTTCCACGTCAACGGTGACGACCCGGAGGCCTGCGTGCGGGTCGCCGAGCTCGCCTTTGAGTTCCGCCAGGCGTTCAACAAGGACGTCGTCATCGACATGGTCTGCTACCGCCGCCGCGGACACAACGAGGGCGACGACCCCTCGATGACGCAGCCGTTGATGTATGAGCTGATCGAGAACAAGCGCTCGGTCCGCAAGCTCTACACCGAGGCGCTGGTCGGTCGCGGCGACATCACCATCGACGACGCGGAGAAGGCGCTGCGCGACTACCAGCGTCAGCTGGAGCAGGTTTTCACCGAGACCAAGGCCGCGCTCAAGGGCGAGGACGGCACCACCGGTCAGCTCGACCGGCCGCGGGCCCAGGACGAGGACGAGCGCGCACCGCACAAGCCGCACCAGACCAAGATCTCCACAGAGCTCGTGGAGCAGATCGGCGACGCCTTTGTCGCGACGCCGGAGGGCTTCACGGTCCACCCCAAGCTCGCACAGCTGATGCAGCGTCGCCAGGAGATGACCCGCGAGGGTGGCATCGACTGGGCGATGGGCGAGCTGCTGGCCATCGGCTCGCTGCTGGTCGAGGGCACTCCGGTCCGGTTTGCCGGTCAGGACACTCGACGCGGCACCTTCGTGCAGCGGCACGCGGTCCTGACCGACAAGAGCAACGCCAAGGAGTGGACGCCGCTACGGCACCTGTCCGACGACCAGGCCAAGCTGTGGATCTACGACTCGTTCCTCAGCGAGTACGCCGCGATGGGCTTCGAGTACGGCTACTCCGTGGAGCGGCCCGATGCCCTGGTGATGTGGGAGGCCCAGTTCGGCGACTTCGCCAACGGTGCCCAGACGATCGTCGACGAGTTCATCTCCTCCTCGGAGCAGAAGTGGGGTCAGCACTCCTCCGTCGTGCTGCTGCTCCCGCACGGCTATGAGGGACAGGGTCCGGACCACTCCTCGGCCCGGATCGAGCGTTACCTGCAGCTGTGCGCCGAGGACAACATGGTGGTCGCTTACCCCTCCACCCCGGCGTCCTACTTCCACCTGCTGCGCAAGCAGGCGTTCTCCCGCCCGCGCAAGCCACTCATCGTGTTCACGCCCAAGGCGATGCTGCGCCTGAAGAGCGCGGGCAGCAGTCCGGCAGACTTCACCGAGGGCACCTTCCGCCCGGTCCTGCCGGACCGGGTCGAGCACGACCCGGCCAAGGTCGAGCGGGTGCTCCTGGTGAGCAGCAAGCTGACCTACGAGCTGGAGGACGAGCGCACCCAGCGCGAGGACGAGACGACCGCGATCATCCGGGTCGAGCAGCTCTACCCGGTCCCTGGCCGCGAGGTCGCCGAGCAGGTCAAGCAGTTCCCGAACGCCGAGCTGGTGTGGGTGCAGAACGAGCCGGAAAACCAGGGCGCCTGGCCGTTCATGGCGCTTAACCTGCCCCAGTCGATGGCGCAGTCCGGCGAGAAGCGACCGCTGCGGGTCGTGTGCCGTCCGGCCTCCGCCTCCCCGGCAACGGGGTCGGCCAAGGTGCACGCCGTCGAGCAGGCAGCCCTGATCAAGGAAGCCTTCGACCGCTGA
- a CDS encoding DUF2249 domain-containing protein, with protein MSQDRELDVRELIPRDRHTQIFETYSALEPETAFVLVNDHDPKPLYYQFQAEHTGEFTWEYLEEGPEVWRVRIGRTAA; from the coding sequence ATGTCCCAGGACCGTGAGCTCGATGTGCGTGAGCTGATCCCGCGAGACCGGCACACGCAGATCTTTGAGACCTACTCCGCGCTCGAGCCGGAGACCGCCTTCGTGCTCGTCAACGACCACGACCCCAAGCCGCTCTACTACCAGTTCCAGGCCGAGCACACCGGCGAGTTCACCTGGGAGTACCTCGAGGAGGGCCCGGAGGTCTGGCGGGTGCGCATCGGGCGGACCGCGGCCTGA
- a CDS encoding ABC transporter ATP-binding protein yields MTVPATAERPPQAREAAIVVRDLSKKFGDFVAVDHLTFEVQPGRITGFLGPNGAGKTTTLRMLLGLIRPSSGTGLINGVTYAALPRPLETVGAALEATNFHPGRTGRDHLRVLAATHGIPDSRVDELLTLVGIPAAANKRAGGYSMGMRQRLGLAAALLGDPEVLVLDEPSNGLDPEGIRWLRGFLRHLASEGKTILISSHQLSEVEQTVDDVVIIANGQLVRQGTMDELHGEPAALVRTSDSRGLITALRAGGLPALDEPAQGPGAVRVGTGNLAQVGDLALAAGIPVHELRVLRTDLERLYFQLTEAPERQNRNRGEVAATAPPTAAPPSTPGPAAATEGGQR; encoded by the coding sequence ATGACCGTGCCCGCCACCGCGGAGCGACCTCCACAGGCACGTGAGGCCGCGATCGTAGTCCGTGACCTGTCCAAGAAGTTTGGGGACTTCGTCGCCGTCGACCACCTCACCTTTGAGGTGCAGCCAGGCCGGATCACCGGCTTTCTCGGCCCGAACGGGGCCGGCAAGACCACCACCCTGCGCATGTTGCTGGGACTCATCCGGCCCAGCAGCGGCACGGGCCTGATCAACGGCGTGACGTATGCCGCGCTGCCCCGTCCCCTCGAGACCGTCGGGGCCGCCCTGGAGGCCACCAACTTCCACCCGGGCCGCACCGGCCGTGACCACCTGCGGGTCCTGGCCGCCACCCACGGGATCCCGGACAGCCGCGTCGATGAGCTGCTCACCCTGGTCGGCATCCCCGCCGCTGCCAACAAGCGGGCCGGCGGCTACTCGATGGGCATGCGGCAGCGGCTCGGTCTGGCGGCCGCGCTGCTCGGCGACCCCGAGGTCCTGGTCCTGGACGAACCGTCCAACGGTCTGGACCCGGAGGGCATTCGTTGGCTCCGCGGCTTCCTGCGCCACCTGGCGTCCGAGGGCAAGACCATCCTGATCTCCTCCCACCAGCTCAGCGAGGTCGAGCAGACCGTCGACGACGTGGTCATCATCGCCAACGGTCAGCTCGTCCGGCAGGGCACGATGGATGAGCTGCACGGTGAGCCCGCGGCCCTGGTCCGCACCAGTGACTCCCGTGGGCTCATCACAGCGCTCCGCGCCGGTGGGCTCCCCGCTCTCGACGAGCCGGCACAAGGTCCCGGTGCGGTCCGGGTCGGCACCGGGAACCTGGCTCAGGTCGGCGATCTCGCCCTCGCCGCCGGCATCCCGGTCCATGAGCTGCGGGTCCTGCGCACGGACCTGGAGCGCCTCTACTTCCAGTTGACCGAGGCGCCCGAGCGCCAGAACCGCAACCGGGGTGAGGTCGCAGCCACCGCACCACCAACGGCGGCGCCGCCAAGCACACCCGGGCCGGCCGCGGCGACCGAGGGGGGTCAGCGATGA
- the argS gene encoding arginine--tRNA ligase, whose amino-acid sequence MTPEQLAEAIIAALGQAVSAGDFAVEVPREVRVERPRSREHGDWSTNVALQLGKQAGMPPRELATRLAARLESVEGVAAVDVAGPGFLNITLEAASAGALARSIVEAGPAYGTNETLTGHVINLEFVSANPTGPLHIGHTRWAALGDAIHRLLSASGAEVTAEHYTNDAGNQLDLLGASIVARAQGAPLPEGGYPGDYVADLADAVLARRPDLLELEEQEQIAVARELGYRTQVAQNEQTLTDFNVHFDVWFSERTLHDSGAVEQAVERLREQGHVFEQEGAIWLRTTDFGDDRDRVLIRANGVPTYFAADAAYYLSKKDRGFAEKIYLLGADHHGYIGRLKAIAACAGDDPEVAIEVLIGQLVTIAGARMGRRRGNALLLTELLQWIGSDPLRYSLARYPADSPLDLDGEELRKRTNDNPVFYVQYAHARTCNVARLAREDGVSRDDGFDPSLLTHQTEAVLLAGLGDFPRVVAQAATLREPHRVARYLEALSASFHKWYDECRVRPKDADEEITDLHRTRLWLNDATRQVLANGLGLLGVNAPERM is encoded by the coding sequence GTGACCCCGGAGCAACTCGCTGAAGCCATCATCGCCGCCCTCGGCCAGGCCGTCTCGGCCGGTGACTTCGCCGTCGAGGTGCCCCGCGAGGTGCGCGTGGAGCGACCGAGGAGTCGGGAGCACGGGGACTGGTCCACCAACGTCGCCCTGCAGCTGGGCAAGCAGGCTGGTATGCCGCCCCGCGAGCTGGCGACCCGGCTCGCCGCGCGCCTGGAGTCGGTCGAGGGGGTGGCCGCGGTGGACGTGGCCGGCCCAGGCTTCCTCAACATCACCCTGGAGGCCGCGAGCGCCGGGGCGCTGGCCCGCAGCATCGTCGAGGCGGGGCCGGCCTACGGCACCAACGAGACCCTCACCGGGCATGTCATCAACTTGGAGTTCGTCTCCGCCAACCCGACTGGCCCGCTGCACATCGGGCACACCCGGTGGGCGGCTCTGGGGGACGCGATCCACCGGCTGTTGTCCGCCTCCGGCGCGGAGGTCACGGCTGAGCACTACACCAACGACGCCGGCAACCAGCTCGACCTGCTGGGGGCCTCGATCGTGGCCCGCGCCCAGGGCGCTCCCCTGCCCGAGGGGGGCTATCCGGGGGACTACGTCGCGGACCTGGCCGACGCGGTGCTCGCCCGCCGTCCCGACCTGCTGGAGCTGGAGGAGCAGGAGCAGATCGCCGTCGCCCGGGAGCTGGGCTATCGCACGCAGGTGGCGCAGAACGAGCAGACCCTGACCGACTTCAACGTGCACTTCGACGTGTGGTTCTCCGAGCGCACCCTGCACGACAGCGGCGCAGTGGAGCAGGCGGTCGAACGCCTGCGGGAGCAGGGTCACGTCTTTGAGCAGGAGGGTGCGATCTGGTTGCGCACCACCGACTTTGGTGACGACCGCGACCGCGTCCTGATCCGCGCCAACGGCGTGCCGACCTACTTTGCCGCCGACGCCGCCTACTACCTGAGCAAGAAGGACCGCGGCTTCGCCGAGAAGATCTATCTGCTCGGTGCCGACCACCACGGCTACATCGGGCGGCTCAAGGCGATCGCCGCCTGCGCCGGGGACGACCCCGAGGTCGCCATCGAGGTGCTGATCGGTCAACTGGTCACCATCGCCGGGGCGCGGATGGGTCGGCGGCGGGGCAATGCGCTGCTGCTCACCGAGCTGCTCCAGTGGATCGGCTCGGACCCGCTGCGCTATTCCCTGGCCCGCTATCCCGCCGACTCGCCGCTGGATCTCGACGGTGAGGAACTGCGCAAGCGCACCAACGACAACCCGGTCTTCTACGTGCAGTACGCCCACGCCCGCACCTGCAACGTGGCGCGACTGGCCCGCGAGGACGGGGTCAGCCGAGACGACGGGTTCGACCCCTCGCTGCTGACCCACCAGACGGAGGCCGTCCTGCTGGCCGGGCTCGGGGACTTCCCGCGCGTCGTGGCTCAGGCGGCGACGCTGCGCGAGCCGCACCGGGTCGCCCGCTATCTGGAGGCGCTGTCCGCCTCCTTCCACAAGTGGTATGACGAGTGCCGGGTCCGACCCAAGGACGCGGACGAGGAGATCACCGACCTGCACCGCACCCGCCTGTGGCTCAACGACGCCACCCGGCAGGTGCTGGCCAACGGTCTGGGGCTGCTCGGTGTCAACGCCCCCGAGAGGATGTGA
- a CDS encoding aldehyde dehydrogenase family protein encodes MDLTTSFIGGEDVASTDSYDNIDPATGRSLGPVARGGSGEVDHAVQSGAAAQRQWARTTPEERSDLLTAWAGLVDRDAEALAQLESQDTGKPLTQARADSRVAARYLRFYAHAIDSYYGLTIPKGPDLHAYTLREPFGVVGSVIAWNYPMQLFARSVAAATATGNAVVVKPADETPRTAVALARLAVEAGIPPGTVNVVTGTGAEAGAALTAHPGVGHLSFVGSTEIGSVIAHAAADRVVPTVLELGGKSAQVVFADADLDAAAEAIARGALQNAGQTCSAGSRLLVHRDVQDALLDKVIAIFAATTIGPGATDPDLGPLVSAKQQRRVESFMDDLAGGELLVGGSRPQDAALADGAYFSPTLVHGVAPQSRLAQEEVFGPVIASMTFTEEDEAVALANGTAYGLLAAVWTRDLSRGHRLAAALRAGQVFVNNYGAGGGVELPFGGWGRSGYGREKGREALDAFTQTKTVVVKL; translated from the coding sequence ATGGATCTGACGACTTCCTTCATCGGTGGCGAGGACGTCGCCAGCACCGACAGCTACGACAACATCGACCCCGCGACGGGACGCAGTCTGGGGCCCGTGGCCCGCGGAGGCAGCGGCGAGGTCGACCACGCCGTGCAGTCGGGCGCGGCCGCCCAACGCCAGTGGGCACGCACCACCCCCGAGGAACGCTCGGACCTGCTCACCGCCTGGGCAGGCCTGGTCGACCGCGACGCGGAGGCCCTGGCCCAACTGGAGTCCCAGGACACCGGCAAGCCACTAACCCAGGCCCGGGCCGACTCCCGGGTCGCCGCGCGCTATCTGCGGTTCTACGCCCATGCCATCGACTCCTACTACGGGCTGACCATCCCCAAGGGCCCGGATCTGCACGCCTACACGCTGCGCGAGCCGTTCGGTGTGGTCGGCTCGGTCATCGCGTGGAACTATCCGATGCAACTGTTTGCCCGCTCTGTCGCCGCCGCCACCGCGACGGGCAACGCGGTCGTGGTCAAGCCCGCAGACGAGACCCCGCGCACGGCCGTGGCCCTGGCCCGGCTGGCGGTCGAGGCCGGGATCCCGCCGGGCACCGTCAACGTGGTGACCGGCACCGGTGCCGAGGCGGGGGCCGCCCTGACGGCACACCCCGGCGTGGGCCACCTCAGCTTTGTCGGCTCCACCGAGATCGGCTCGGTCATCGCGCACGCCGCGGCGGACCGCGTCGTGCCCACCGTGCTCGAGCTCGGCGGCAAGTCCGCCCAGGTGGTCTTTGCCGACGCCGACCTCGACGCCGCTGCCGAGGCGATCGCGCGGGGAGCCCTGCAGAACGCCGGTCAGACCTGCTCCGCCGGGTCCCGGCTGCTCGTGCACCGGGACGTCCAGGACGCACTGCTGGACAAGGTGATCGCGATCTTCGCGGCGACCACGATCGGCCCCGGAGCGACCGACCCGGACCTCGGACCGCTGGTCTCCGCCAAGCAGCAGCGGCGCGTCGAGAGCTTCATGGACGACCTCGCCGGTGGGGAGCTGCTGGTCGGCGGATCCCGGCCCCAGGACGCTGCGCTGGCCGACGGCGCCTATTTCTCCCCCACCCTGGTGCACGGCGTGGCCCCGCAGTCACGCCTGGCCCAGGAGGAGGTCTTCGGTCCGGTGATCGCGTCGATGACCTTCACGGAGGAGGACGAGGCGGTCGCGCTCGCCAACGGCACGGCATACGGTCTGCTCGCCGCTGTCTGGACGCGCGACCTCTCGCGCGGGCACCGCCTGGCCGCGGCGCTGCGGGCCGGTCAGGTCTTCGTCAACAACTACGGCGCGGGCGGCGGCGTCGAGCTGCCGTTCGGCGGCTGGGGCAGGTCCGGCTACGGGCGCGAGAAGGGCCGCGAGGCGCTCGACGCGTTCACCCAGACCAAGACCGTGGTCGTCAAGCTCTGA